In the genome of Staphylococcus durrellii, one region contains:
- a CDS encoding AbgT family transporter, which produces MNNFLNIVEGVGNRLPDPSILFFLMCLSLAILTWIVSLFHISVKHPGTGKVVEIKNILSSDGLQMILNDAIKNFSEFPALGLVLAVMLGIGVAEKTGYFDKLMIQIVHKAPKKLIVPSIILIGILGNAAGDAAPIVLPPITAMVFIKLGYHPIAGLAMAYASAIGGFSANLILGMTDALMYSFTEPATKIVSDTIHINVAMNWYFIAASVVVLLPAVYWVTMKLVIPRLGTYDDSNSDISTDDSNNSITPTQQRAVFWANMSFVASIIVLIILAIPENSFLRNAKTGSLLNDAPILNGVGLILLIIFLIPGIVYGVITKEISNSKDLGKMFTDSMSSMGSFIVIVFFAAQLLAFLEWSNLGIIVAVKGADLLKGQNGVVLIIGIIILSALINLLIGSASAKWGILAPIFIPMLIIVGFHPAFTQMLYRIGDSISNPITPMMPYLPLLLSYAQKYDKNMQLGSLISSLMPYSIVLSIVWPVFMIIWYLCGLPLGPGGPLLTK; this is translated from the coding sequence ATGAATAATTTTTTGAATATCGTTGAGGGCGTTGGCAACCGTTTGCCAGATCCTAGCATTCTCTTCTTTTTAATGTGTCTTAGTTTAGCAATTCTTACATGGATCGTATCATTATTCCATATTTCAGTTAAGCATCCAGGCACTGGTAAAGTTGTAGAAATTAAAAATATTTTAAGTAGTGATGGTTTACAAATGATTTTAAATGATGCCATCAAAAACTTCTCAGAATTTCCTGCTTTAGGGTTAGTATTAGCAGTAATGTTAGGTATTGGCGTGGCTGAAAAAACAGGTTACTTTGATAAGTTAATGATACAAATTGTACATAAGGCACCCAAAAAACTTATCGTGCCTAGTATTATTCTTATAGGCATTTTAGGCAATGCAGCTGGTGATGCAGCACCTATCGTCCTACCACCTATTACCGCGATGGTATTTATTAAATTAGGCTATCATCCTATTGCTGGTTTAGCAATGGCATATGCATCAGCTATAGGCGGTTTCTCTGCCAATTTAATTTTGGGTATGACGGATGCTTTAATGTATTCATTTACAGAGCCAGCAACAAAAATCGTGTCAGATACAATACATATTAATGTTGCTATGAACTGGTATTTCATTGCAGCGAGCGTCGTCGTATTATTACCAGCCGTCTATTGGGTAACGATGAAATTAGTTATACCGAGATTAGGTACATATGATGATTCAAATTCAGATATTAGTACCGATGACTCTAATAATTCGATCACTCCTACACAGCAGCGTGCTGTATTTTGGGCAAATATGAGTTTTGTCGCATCAATTATTGTTTTGATTATTTTAGCCATACCTGAAAATAGTTTCTTACGTAATGCCAAAACAGGTAGTTTACTCAATGACGCCCCTATTTTAAATGGTGTTGGTTTAATTTTATTAATTATATTTTTAATACCTGGCATTGTTTACGGCGTAATTACTAAAGAAATAAGTAATTCAAAAGATTTAGGAAAGATGTTTACCGATTCTATGTCATCTATGGGGTCATTTATAGTTATCGTATTTTTCGCCGCACAATTATTGGCATTTTTGGAATGGAGTAATCTAGGTATTATTGTAGCAGTTAAAGGCGCAGACTTACTAAAAGGTCAGAACGGTGTTGTGTTAATAATCGGTATTATTATTCTTAGTGCATTGATTAATTTACTCATTGGTAGTGCCTCTGCAAAATGGGGTATATTAGCACCAATATTTATTCCAATGCTTATAATCGTAGGATTCCACCCAGCATTCACACAAATGTTATACCGAATTGGAGACTCAATCTCTAATCCAATCACTCCTATGATGCCATATTTACCATTATTGTTATCATATGCACAAAAGTATGATAAAAACATGCAACTTGGTTCATTAATCTCAAGTTTAATGCCGTACTCCATCGTACTCAGTATCGTTTGGCCAGTATTTATGATTATTTGGTATTTATGTGGATTGCCATTGGGCCCTGGAGGCCCTTTGCTTACCAAATAA
- a CDS encoding SDR family oxidoreductase yields the protein MGRLDNKIAIITGASTGIGRASAEALAEEGAEVLAFDISDDLDDTVNAIKNAGGKVKAYHIDISDEHAVERAAKSIKENYGAIDVLFNNAGVDNAAGRIHEYPIEVFDKIINVDLRGTFLMTKFFIPLMLDNGGSIINTASFSGQAADLNRSGYNAAKGGVINFTRSTAIEYGRENIRANAIAPGTIETPLVDKLVGSEEDKAGQDFRDNQKWVTPLGRLGKPSEVGKLVTFLASDDSSFITGETITIDGGVMSYTWPGEMLSDDSWKQSIK from the coding sequence ATGGGGAGATTAGATAATAAAATAGCAATTATTACAGGCGCAAGTACTGGCATAGGCAGGGCGTCTGCTGAAGCTTTGGCAGAAGAAGGTGCAGAAGTATTAGCATTTGATATTTCCGACGATCTTGATGATACAGTAAATGCAATTAAAAATGCTGGCGGTAAAGTGAAGGCATATCATATAGATATTTCAGACGAACACGCAGTGGAAAGAGCTGCTAAGAGTATTAAAGAAAATTATGGCGCCATTGATGTTTTGTTTAACAATGCTGGCGTTGATAATGCTGCAGGACGTATACATGAATACCCTATAGAAGTATTCGATAAAATTATCAATGTGGATTTAAGAGGGACATTTTTAATGACGAAATTCTTTATTCCGCTGATGTTAGATAACGGTGGTTCTATTATTAATACGGCATCATTTTCTGGACAAGCCGCAGATTTAAATCGTTCTGGCTACAATGCAGCTAAAGGTGGGGTTATCAACTTTACACGTTCTACAGCTATAGAATATGGACGTGAAAATATACGTGCTAACGCTATCGCTCCAGGTACGATCGAAACACCTTTAGTAGATAAATTAGTAGGTTCTGAGGAAGACAAAGCAGGGCAAGATTTTAGAGACAACCAAAAATGGGTAACACCACTAGGACGTCTAGGTAAACCTAGCGAGGTAGGTAAGTTAGTTACATTTCTAGCTTCCGATGATAGTTCATTTATTACCGGAGAAACAATTACCATTGATGGTGGTGTAATGTCTTATACTTGGCCTGGCGAGATGTTAAGCGACGATAGTTGGAAGCAATCTATAAAATAA
- a CDS encoding M42 family metallopeptidase, with amino-acid sequence MKSTIELLKNLTDVDGIAGHEMQVKSLMHDYLKPLSDEIIEDNLGGIFGKKSATKGSKSIMVAGHLDEIGFIVTQIDTNGFIKFTPVGGWWNQVMLSQKVTITTDNGQKIRGIIGSKPPHALSQEARKKTIDIKDMFIDIGVKSKKEAEQFGVDIGNMITPYSEFETLANNKYLTAKAFDNRYGCALAVDVLDNLKNEDININLYSGANVQEEVGLRGAKVATNKIKPDLAIAVDVAVAYDTPDMSQLSDTSLGDGPVVIIMDSSNIGHVGLSKYVKQVAKKHNISIQLDTTIGGGTDAGSIHVSNEGVPTLAIGVALRYMHSNVSVLHTDDYKNSVNLITEIVKSLDDETVEHIKW; translated from the coding sequence ATGAAAAGCACAATAGAATTATTAAAAAATTTGACTGATGTAGATGGGATTGCAGGTCATGAAATGCAAGTTAAATCATTGATGCACGACTACTTAAAACCACTAAGTGATGAAATTATTGAAGATAACTTGGGTGGTATTTTTGGTAAAAAGAGTGCTACGAAAGGTAGCAAATCAATTATGGTGGCCGGCCATTTAGATGAGATAGGTTTTATCGTTACTCAAATTGATACAAATGGTTTTATTAAATTTACGCCAGTTGGTGGTTGGTGGAATCAAGTTATGCTTTCACAAAAAGTAACTATTACAACTGATAATGGCCAAAAAATCCGAGGTATTATAGGCTCTAAACCACCTCATGCCCTATCACAAGAAGCTCGCAAAAAAACAATAGACATTAAGGACATGTTTATAGATATAGGCGTCAAAAGTAAAAAAGAAGCGGAACAATTTGGCGTCGATATTGGTAATATGATTACACCCTATAGTGAATTCGAAACACTTGCTAACAATAAATATTTAACTGCGAAAGCTTTCGATAATCGTTATGGTTGTGCTTTAGCAGTCGATGTTTTAGATAACTTAAAAAATGAAGACATTAATATTAATTTATATTCTGGTGCAAACGTTCAAGAAGAAGTTGGATTACGCGGTGCCAAAGTAGCAACCAACAAAATTAAACCAGATTTAGCCATCGCTGTAGATGTTGCCGTAGCGTATGATACACCAGATATGTCACAATTAAGTGATACGTCTCTTGGCGATGGTCCAGTTGTTATTATTATGGATAGCAGTAATATTGGACATGTAGGTTTAAGCAAATATGTAAAACAAGTTGCGAAAAAACATAATATCTCGATACAATTAGACACTACTATAGGTGGAGGTACAGATGCCGGAAGTATCCACGTTTCAAACGAAGGTGTGCCTACATTAGCGATTGGTGTCGCTTTGCGTTATATGCATTCAAATGTTTCAGTCTTGCACACTGATGACTATAAAAACTCAGTTAATTTGATTACTGAAATCGTTAAATCATTAGATGATGAAACTGTTGAACACATTAAATGGTAA
- a CDS encoding FMN-binding glutamate synthase family protein, giving the protein MTLLTILQFIVNIIIVFFILGGIITAALLVFKDKRQTQHSVLRNYPLLARIRYFFEKIGPEMRQYFFLEDKEGKPFSRNDYKNIVLAGKYNSRMASFGTERNYQEGFYIKNTMFPHQTSELRIDQSVLISSFIYKIDNERLFEREEHREESQINPYFLDDSDEIIIGPKLAHPFRLKRLIGQSGMSYGALGGNAITALSKGLGQAGTWMNTGEGGLSKYHLAGNTNIIFQIGPGLFGVRDKDDNFNLDLFKKLADSEAIKAFEVKLAQGAKTRGGHMQGNKVTEEIAKIRNVKPWVTINSPNRFDFINNTYDLLSWIEHLQTVGQKPVGFKIVVSSTSEIETLVKTMVETNIYPNFITVDGGEGGTGATFQELQDGVGLPLFTALPIVSGMLEKYKVRDKIKIFASGKLITPDKIAIALGLGADLVNIARGMMISVGCIMSQQCHLNTCPVGVATTDAKKEKALIVEEKKYRVTNYITSLHEGLFNIAAAVGVSSPTQINKDHIIIKKQDGTVQSINDYKLKLIDS; this is encoded by the coding sequence ATGACACTTTTAACAATTTTACAATTTATTGTAAATATTATTATTGTATTTTTTATACTTGGAGGAATTATTACTGCAGCTTTATTAGTTTTTAAAGATAAACGTCAAACCCAACATAGTGTGTTACGTAATTATCCTTTATTAGCAAGAATAAGATATTTCTTTGAGAAAATCGGACCTGAAATGCGTCAATATTTTTTCTTAGAAGATAAGGAAGGTAAACCTTTTTCAAGAAATGATTACAAAAATATTGTTTTAGCTGGTAAATATAATTCTAGAATGGCGAGTTTTGGGACTGAGAGAAACTATCAAGAAGGTTTCTATATTAAAAATACAATGTTCCCACACCAAACCTCAGAATTACGCATTGACCAAAGTGTACTAATCTCTAGTTTCATTTATAAAATAGATAACGAACGTCTTTTCGAGAGAGAGGAGCACCGAGAAGAATCACAAATAAATCCTTATTTTTTAGACGATTCAGATGAAATTATCATTGGACCTAAGTTGGCTCATCCGTTTAGATTAAAACGTTTGATCGGGCAATCTGGTATGAGCTATGGTGCTCTAGGTGGCAATGCTATCACTGCCTTATCTAAAGGTTTAGGTCAGGCAGGTACATGGATGAACACGGGTGAAGGTGGTTTATCAAAATATCATCTTGCTGGTAATACGAATATTATTTTCCAAATCGGGCCCGGTTTATTTGGAGTAAGAGATAAAGATGACAATTTCAACTTAGATTTATTCAAGAAATTAGCCGACTCTGAAGCGATTAAAGCATTTGAAGTAAAACTCGCTCAAGGCGCCAAAACACGTGGCGGGCATATGCAAGGCAATAAAGTAACAGAAGAAATTGCTAAAATTAGAAATGTAAAACCATGGGTAACGATTAATTCCCCGAACCGTTTCGATTTTATAAACAATACGTATGACCTTTTATCATGGATCGAACATTTACAAACAGTTGGTCAAAAACCAGTCGGCTTTAAAATTGTAGTAAGTTCTACTTCTGAAATCGAAACACTCGTTAAAACTATGGTAGAAACTAATATTTACCCTAACTTTATCACCGTAGATGGTGGTGAAGGCGGTACTGGTGCAACCTTCCAAGAATTACAAGACGGCGTAGGCTTACCATTATTTACTGCGCTACCTATCGTTTCAGGTATGTTAGAAAAGTATAAAGTCCGTGATAAAATTAAAATATTCGCTTCAGGCAAACTGATCACGCCTGACAAAATTGCGATTGCTTTAGGCCTGGGTGCAGATTTAGTTAACATTGCACGTGGTATGATGATCAGTGTTGGATGTATTATGAGCCAACAATGTCATTTAAATACTTGTCCAGTAGGCGTAGCCACTACAGATGCTAAAAAAGAAAAAGCGCTTATTGTAGAAGAAAAGAAATATCGTGTGACTAACTATATTACTAGTTTACATGAAGGTTTATTTAATATAGCTGCTGCCGTTGGGGTTAGTAGCCCTACTCAAATTAATAAAGACCACATCATTATTAAGAAACAAGACGGAACCGTTCAATCAATTAACGATTATAAGCTTAAATTAATAGATTCATAA
- a CDS encoding ABC transporter ATP-binding protein, with product MEEKTLLKIEDVSYIVDDRTIIDDISFTINKGETIAVIGPSGSGKSTLFRLMSNLISPTKGSITLNGTPYEQIKPEELRMKVSYLLQQSDLFEPTIGLNLSFPARVRNDKFDKKRAKKLLKHVGLGHYDLNASVEHLSGGERQRITIARQLMYIPQILLLDEATSALDAKNRDIIEKMIFDLANDGVTIMWITHNDDQSMRHFSKRIKIVNGKIESEENLS from the coding sequence ATGGAGGAAAAAACATTGTTAAAAATTGAAGACGTTTCATACATAGTGGATGACCGTACAATTATTGATGATATAAGTTTTACAATTAACAAAGGTGAAACTATTGCAGTTATCGGTCCATCAGGTAGTGGTAAAAGTACGTTGTTTAGACTTATGAGTAATTTAATTAGTCCTACTAAAGGTTCAATAACATTAAATGGCACACCTTATGAACAAATTAAACCTGAAGAATTAAGAATGAAAGTTAGTTATTTATTACAGCAAAGCGATCTATTTGAGCCAACAATAGGTTTAAATTTATCTTTTCCTGCACGAGTACGAAATGACAAGTTTGATAAAAAGCGTGCTAAAAAACTTTTAAAGCATGTAGGTTTAGGGCATTATGATTTAAACGCAAGTGTCGAACATTTATCTGGTGGTGAACGTCAGCGTATTACTATCGCCAGACAGTTAATGTACATACCACAAATATTATTACTTGATGAAGCGACAAGTGCACTTGACGCTAAAAATAGAGATATAATTGAAAAAATGATTTTTGACCTAGCCAATGATGGCGTTACAATTATGTGGATTACGCATAATGACGATCAAAGCATGCGTCATTTTAGTAAACGTATCAAAATAGTAAATGGAAAAATAGAAAGTGAGGAGAATTTATCATGA
- a CDS encoding ABC transporter permease, translated as MSVTALSLTALLLLFPIIVSFKEKLYITKDLLIATVRAVVQLVVLGFLLHFIFNVDQIWILFLFVLVIIINASWNTIHRASPVMHHVFLVSFVAIFVGVMLPLVGVTLTGAISLKPNEVIPVAGMVASNSLIAINLAYQNMDKEFVKQLEQIEAKLALGADPKMASKATVRESIKTAIVPTIDSVKTYGIVSIPGMMTGLIIGGMPPLDAIKFQLMVIFIHTTATIMSALIATYISYRQFFNYRDQLIARTMHVTKR; from the coding sequence ATGAGTGTCACAGCATTATCTTTAACAGCCTTACTACTGTTATTTCCAATAATTGTCTCTTTTAAAGAGAAGTTATATATTACAAAAGATTTATTGATTGCTACTGTTCGTGCGGTCGTGCAACTTGTAGTTTTGGGTTTTCTATTACATTTCATATTTAATGTGGATCAAATATGGATATTATTTTTATTTGTATTAGTTATTATCATTAATGCTTCTTGGAATACGATTCATCGTGCCTCTCCAGTTATGCATCATGTCTTTTTAGTTTCATTTGTAGCGATATTTGTAGGTGTGATGTTGCCATTAGTTGGTGTGACACTTACAGGTGCAATCAGTCTTAAACCCAACGAAGTCATTCCGGTAGCTGGAATGGTCGCTAGTAATAGTTTAATTGCGATTAATCTTGCCTACCAAAATATGGACAAAGAGTTTGTAAAACAATTAGAACAAATAGAAGCAAAGTTAGCATTAGGGGCAGACCCTAAAATGGCTTCCAAAGCCACTGTTCGTGAAAGTATTAAAACTGCCATTGTACCAACGATTGATTCTGTTAAAACGTATGGTATCGTTTCTATTCCGGGTATGATGACGGGACTTATTATTGGTGGTATGCCGCCACTAGATGCAATAAAATTCCAACTTATGGTTATTTTTATTCATACAACGGCAACAATTATGTCGGCACTTATCGCTACATATATTAGTTATCGACAATTCTTTAATTATCGCGATCAACTTATTGCTAGAACAATGCATGTCACTAAGCGTTAA
- a CDS encoding MFS transporter encodes MMVAGIMNLMSNDLNVSEPIVGQLVTLYAITFAIAGPILVKLTNKFAARPLLLITLLIFIIGNLIIAIAPNFSILVIGRILSSAAASLIVVKTLALTALLTSPQNRGKMIGIVYSGFSGANVLGVPIGTIIGDWVGWRFTFVFIVVISVIVGILMYIYIPVSKHNEDVTQATSSNHHQTQSRILSLSEITKYLCITFLLLVANSVTFIYINPLMLSNGHTLSFVSIVLLINGIAGVMGTSMGGFLSDKLTSKYWLTIATTIFIVMMLLLNLVLPGTILLLFTIFIWNVMQWSTNPAVQSGVIEHVDGDTSQVMSWNMSSLNAGIGIGGIVGGLVVSKISIHATTYVTAIIAFLALIIIISLKPRAKYANKVVNND; translated from the coding sequence ATGATGGTTGCTGGAATAATGAATTTAATGAGTAATGATTTAAATGTTTCTGAGCCAATTGTAGGACAACTTGTGACATTATATGCTATTACTTTTGCTATAGCAGGGCCTATTTTAGTGAAGTTAACAAATAAATTTGCGGCGAGACCGTTATTACTAATAACTTTATTAATATTTATTATAGGGAATTTAATTATAGCTATAGCGCCTAATTTTTCGATATTAGTAATAGGACGTATATTATCTTCAGCAGCTGCATCACTTATTGTTGTTAAAACTCTCGCACTTACGGCATTACTGACTTCACCTCAAAATAGAGGTAAGATGATTGGTATTGTTTATTCGGGCTTTAGTGGTGCGAATGTTTTAGGGGTGCCAATTGGTACGATTATTGGTGATTGGGTAGGATGGCGTTTTACTTTTGTTTTTATTGTTGTTATTAGCGTTATTGTAGGAATATTAATGTATATTTATATTCCTGTAAGTAAACATAATGAAGACGTAACTCAAGCTACATCATCAAATCATCATCAAACTCAATCACGTATTTTAAGTTTGTCTGAAATAACGAAGTATTTATGTATTACATTCTTATTATTAGTAGCAAATTCAGTAACATTTATTTACATTAATCCATTGATGCTATCAAATGGACATACTCTATCTTTTGTGTCGATTGTATTATTGATTAATGGTATTGCTGGCGTTATGGGAACGTCAATGGGAGGATTTTTATCCGATAAATTGACTAGTAAATATTGGTTGACGATTGCGACAACAATATTTATTGTCATGATGTTATTGTTAAATTTAGTACTACCAGGAACTATCTTGTTACTATTCACTATATTTATTTGGAATGTAATGCAATGGAGTACTAATCCAGCGGTTCAAAGTGGTGTCATTGAACATGTTGATGGTGACACGAGCCAAGTTATGAGTTGGAACATGTCTAGTTTAAATGCAGGCATAGGCATTGGGGGTATTGTCGGAGGATTGGTTGTTTCTAAAATAAGCATCCATGCGACGACATATGTAACAGCCATTATCGCATTTTTAGCACTAATTATAATTATTAGCTTAAAGCCAAGAGCTAAATATGCTAATAAAGTAGTAAATAATGATTAA
- a CDS encoding YdeI/OmpD-associated family protein — MSDKMTNDKVDKFIDKLKQWQDEFKFFRELLLESELTEDYKWMHPCYTLNDKNVIIVQDFKHYCALLFEKGVIMEDKYSSLIQQTKNVQAARQLRFESLEEVKERKDEIVWYIEEAIKVEKSGKKVPMKKTEDYEMPEELQAKFDSMPELKTAFDKLTPGRQRQYMYHIGQGKKSATRIQRVEKYVKHILNGKGMND; from the coding sequence ATGAGCGATAAAATGACAAACGATAAAGTGGATAAGTTTATTGATAAATTAAAACAGTGGCAGGATGAATTTAAATTTTTCAGAGAGTTACTACTAGAATCTGAACTTACTGAAGACTACAAGTGGATGCACCCATGTTACACATTAAATGATAAAAACGTTATTATCGTACAAGACTTTAAACATTACTGTGCGTTACTATTTGAAAAAGGCGTAATTATGGAAGATAAATATAGTAGCTTAATACAACAAACAAAAAATGTTCAAGCCGCTAGACAATTAAGGTTTGAAAGCTTAGAAGAAGTAAAAGAACGTAAAGATGAAATTGTGTGGTATATCGAAGAAGCCATAAAAGTAGAAAAATCTGGTAAAAAAGTACCTATGAAGAAAACAGAAGACTATGAGATGCCAGAAGAATTGCAAGCTAAATTTGACAGCATGCCTGAATTAAAAACTGCTTTCGATAAATTAACTCCAGGTAGACAACGTCAATATATGTATCATATTGGACAAGGGAAAAAATCAGCGACTAGAATACAGCGCGTTGAGAAATACGTGAAACATATATTAAATGGTAAAGGTATGAATGACTAG
- a CDS encoding TetR/AcrR family transcriptional regulator yields the protein MARTSKRIQLLEAAAEIVNEQGIEYLTLDAVAKRAGVSKGGLLYHFNNKLALIQGLVDYADELYRTNVNGHMDEEVGEGKLIRAFIEATREHQKKNASITSGMLAAQGTNSNLLAPLQKTYKDWQYKIEHDGLDDVDATIYRLAVDGLWLSEIFGIDAIDESMRQDVLNRLTEYSYHKQND from the coding sequence ATGGCAAGAACATCTAAACGCATTCAGTTATTAGAAGCAGCGGCCGAGATTGTGAACGAACAAGGGATTGAATATTTAACTTTAGATGCTGTTGCTAAACGAGCTGGGGTGAGTAAAGGTGGTTTATTATATCATTTCAATAATAAATTGGCGTTAATACAAGGGCTCGTTGACTATGCAGATGAGTTATATCGCACGAATGTGAATGGCCATATGGATGAGGAAGTAGGAGAAGGTAAATTGATACGTGCTTTTATAGAGGCAACCAGAGAACACCAAAAGAAAAATGCTTCTATTACATCCGGTATGTTAGCTGCGCAAGGTACTAATAGTAACCTATTGGCGCCATTGCAAAAAACATATAAAGACTGGCAATATAAAATCGAGCATGATGGTTTGGATGATGTCGATGCAACGATTTATAGATTAGCAGTGGATGGTTTATGGCTGTCGGAAATCTTCGGTATCGATGCGATTGATGAGTCAATGCGTCAAGACGTACTCAATCGATTGACAGAATATTCGTATCATAAGCAAAATGATTAA
- a CDS encoding BKACE family enzyme, which produces MNKVMLTVALTGAGDTVDKNSNVPVTPEEIADSAIKCAKAGATVAHIHVRDPQTGKLSHNIDFFTKVVELIRVAEEDIIINITSGGGGDFIPNLENPEMGGKGTDMQTPEQRHEPVGKLLPEMCTLDCGSVNMGDDVYLSPTNWLRKQAALIQQAGVKPELECFDTGHVSFAKQLIKEGLIDGQPLFQFCLGIPWGLENDSETIEYLKTRIPDNASWSAFGIGRLQLPTVEEAAKRGGNVRVGLEDNLYLSKGVKATNEQLVEHAKKLLSELNIEPMTPQEAREYYNLRNPKGDL; this is translated from the coding sequence ATGAACAAAGTAATGCTAACGGTTGCTTTAACAGGAGCAGGAGATACAGTAGATAAAAATAGTAATGTACCTGTCACACCAGAGGAAATTGCAGATTCGGCTATTAAATGTGCTAAAGCTGGTGCAACGGTAGCACATATTCATGTGAGAGATCCACAAACTGGAAAATTAAGTCATAATATCGATTTTTTTACAAAAGTTGTTGAATTAATAAGAGTGGCTGAGGAAGACATTATCATTAATATAACTTCAGGCGGTGGCGGTGACTTTATACCAAATTTAGAAAATCCTGAAATGGGTGGTAAAGGTACGGACATGCAAACACCAGAACAACGACACGAGCCAGTAGGTAAGTTGTTACCCGAAATGTGTACATTAGATTGCGGTAGTGTCAATATGGGCGATGATGTTTATTTAAGCCCTACAAATTGGCTGCGTAAACAAGCAGCACTTATACAACAAGCAGGTGTTAAACCTGAATTAGAATGTTTCGACACTGGTCATGTAAGCTTTGCTAAACAATTAATTAAAGAAGGCCTGATTGATGGACAACCATTATTCCAATTTTGCTTAGGGATTCCGTGGGGCCTAGAAAATGATTCAGAAACGATTGAATATTTAAAAACACGTATACCAGACAATGCATCTTGGTCAGCCTTTGGTATAGGTCGCTTGCAATTACCAACAGTAGAAGAAGCTGCGAAACGTGGCGGCAATGTGCGTGTAGGTTTAGAAGATAATTTATATCTATCAAAAGGCGTTAAGGCTACTAATGAACAACTCGTGGAACATGCCAAAAAATTATTAAGCGAGTTGAATATCGAACCAATGACGCCTCAAGAGGCTAGAGAATACTATAACTTAAGAAACCCAAAAGGAGATTTATAA
- a CDS encoding 3-hydroxyacyl-CoA dehydrogenase NAD-binding domain-containing protein produces the protein MKFAVVGTGVIGSGWITRMLAHGHEVIATDPSEGAYERMLEQVKQNWPYAQELGVYDNASIDNLTFTESLSEAVKDVDHIQENVPEIEELKEKVLTQIDFYARPEATIGSSTSGIMPSELQQNLRHPERFIVAHPFHPVYILPLVEIVAGQYTSEETSIIAEKIYESIGMDVLHVRNEIEGHIADRLMEALWREALHIVNDGIATTEEVDKAFTHAAGLRYAQYGPFMTFHLAGGEGGMRHMLKQFGPALKKPWTKLVAPELTQSLYDSVVEGCEATSQDYSMSDLDKKRNEFLVKVKKLAEAYWPEETPKMKKTNGQSVY, from the coding sequence ATGAAATTTGCTGTAGTTGGAACGGGAGTAATAGGTAGCGGATGGATAACACGTATGTTAGCACATGGCCATGAAGTTATAGCAACAGATCCTAGTGAAGGTGCTTATGAACGCATGTTGGAACAAGTAAAACAAAATTGGCCATACGCACAGGAATTAGGCGTATATGACAATGCTTCTATTGATAATCTGACGTTTACTGAATCCTTATCAGAAGCGGTTAAAGATGTAGACCATATACAAGAAAATGTGCCTGAAATTGAAGAACTTAAAGAAAAAGTTTTAACACAAATCGACTTCTATGCACGTCCAGAAGCAACGATAGGATCAAGTACGTCAGGTATTATGCCATCAGAATTACAACAAAATTTGAGACATCCCGAACGCTTTATCGTGGCCCATCCTTTTCATCCAGTCTATATTTTACCACTAGTAGAAATTGTGGCAGGACAATACACATCGGAAGAAACGTCTATCATCGCTGAAAAGATTTATGAAAGTATTGGTATGGATGTATTACATGTTAGAAATGAAATTGAAGGTCACATTGCAGATAGATTAATGGAAGCATTGTGGAGAGAAGCATTGCATATTGTTAATGATGGCATTGCAACGACTGAAGAGGTAGACAAAGCATTTACCCATGCTGCAGGATTAAGATATGCGCAATACGGACCGTTTATGACATTCCATTTAGCAGGTGGTGAAGGAGGCATGCGCCATATGCTTAAACAATTTGGTCCTGCATTGAAAAAACCGTGGACTAAATTAGTTGCCCCAGAGTTAACTCAAAGTTTATATGACAGTGTTGTCGAAGGTTGTGAAGCAACATCCCAAGATTATTCAATGTCAGATTTAGATAAGAAGCGTAATGAGTTTTTAGTTAAAGTAAAAAAACTCGCAGAAGCATATTGGCCGGAAGAGACTCCAAAAATGAAAAAAACAAACGGACAGTCGGTGTATTAA